A region of Paenibacillus sp. JNUCC-31 DNA encodes the following proteins:
- a CDS encoding SulP family inorganic anion transporter, whose translation MKWMGRYAGYNAAAFRKDLLSGLIVGIIAIPLGMAFAIASGVKPEYGLYTTVIAGILISLLGGSKFQIGGPTGAFIPILFAIVMQYGYENLLIAGIMAGLILVVMGLFKLGALIKFIPRPVTIGFTAGIAVIIFSGQIANFLGLSGIKKHEDFWSNMKEIGMHISTVNIYSLLTAGSCLAVILLVPRFAPKVPASLVGLVLSTIVAAFFFEGQIATIGSSFGAIPNSLPQFHVPEITWERIVNLLQPAFVIAMLGGIESLLSAVVADGMTGSRHNSNRELIGQGIANLVTPLFGGIPATGAIARTATNIKSGAVSPFSGVIHGVVVLLVLVLFAPYASHIPLASMAPVLMMVAWNMSERKSFMHVMKTKTSDSLVLLITFLLTVFTSLTTAVEVGLVLAVLLFVKRMSEMLKVAKVLPDPDHKHEKVMAHMVQEGHDCPQISLYTIEGPLFFGAADGFEKSVMESIHRRPGTLLLRMSKVPFMDTTGESNLARVVKHMERSGGRVLLSGIQAQPLEMMKRTGLIGRIRPEHMFERTGEAINDALMHLDVQKCRGCKHFAFRECAALSSSGPILSVRACWSSERESKQTAFNSNNQKRSIHNFVRETDNKS comes from the coding sequence ATGAAATGGATGGGGAGATATGCAGGTTACAATGCTGCCGCTTTTCGCAAGGATCTGTTATCAGGGCTGATTGTAGGAATTATTGCGATTCCACTGGGTATGGCGTTTGCCATCGCTTCCGGGGTCAAACCAGAGTATGGCTTGTATACAACGGTGATTGCAGGTATTCTCATTTCTTTGCTGGGTGGGTCTAAGTTCCAGATTGGCGGACCAACGGGTGCATTCATTCCAATCCTCTTCGCAATTGTGATGCAATATGGATACGAAAATCTATTGATTGCCGGGATCATGGCCGGATTGATACTTGTAGTGATGGGGCTGTTTAAACTTGGCGCATTGATCAAATTCATACCACGACCTGTGACCATCGGTTTTACGGCGGGTATTGCCGTTATTATTTTCAGTGGGCAGATTGCTAATTTCCTGGGATTAAGCGGGATTAAAAAACACGAGGATTTTTGGTCCAATATGAAAGAAATCGGGATGCATATCTCAACCGTTAATATATACAGTTTGCTGACAGCAGGCAGTTGTCTGGCTGTTATTTTGCTTGTGCCGAGGTTTGCGCCGAAGGTGCCTGCCTCACTGGTCGGGCTGGTTCTTTCGACGATAGTCGCAGCGTTCTTTTTTGAAGGACAGATTGCTACGATCGGATCGTCCTTTGGTGCCATACCTAACTCCTTGCCCCAGTTTCATGTGCCGGAGATCACTTGGGAGCGAATTGTAAACTTGCTGCAACCCGCATTTGTCATCGCCATGTTGGGTGGAATCGAATCGCTGCTGTCTGCTGTTGTTGCCGATGGCATGACCGGAAGCCGGCATAATAGCAATCGAGAGCTGATTGGGCAGGGGATCGCCAACCTGGTGACCCCGCTATTCGGTGGTATTCCCGCAACAGGAGCGATTGCACGTACAGCAACGAATATCAAATCCGGCGCGGTATCCCCATTTTCGGGGGTTATTCATGGCGTAGTCGTTCTACTGGTACTCGTTCTGTTCGCACCGTATGCATCTCACATTCCACTTGCCAGTATGGCTCCAGTCCTGATGATGGTTGCCTGGAATATGAGTGAACGGAAATCGTTCATGCATGTAATGAAAACCAAAACGAGCGATTCGCTTGTGCTACTCATTACCTTCTTGCTCACTGTATTTACAAGTTTAACAACGGCGGTAGAGGTTGGGTTGGTTCTGGCTGTTCTTTTATTCGTAAAGCGGATGAGTGAGATGTTGAAGGTTGCCAAAGTATTGCCCGATCCCGATCATAAACATGAGAAAGTCATGGCCCACATGGTTCAGGAGGGACATGACTGTCCGCAGATCAGCCTTTATACAATTGAAGGGCCACTTTTTTTCGGCGCAGCGGATGGTTTTGAGAAGTCGGTCATGGAATCGATTCATCGACGACCGGGTACTTTGTTGTTGCGCATGAGCAAGGTGCCCTTTATGGATACGACGGGGGAATCCAATCTGGCCAGAGTTGTCAAACATATGGAGAGATCTGGCGGAAGAGTTCTGCTATCAGGCATTCAGGCTCAACCCCTTGAGATGATGAAAAGAACGGGATTGATTGGACGGATCAGGCCAGAGCATATGTTCGAGCGTACAGGTGAAGCGATCAATGATGCATTAATGCATCTGGATGTTCAGAAATGTAGGGGATGCAAGCATTTTGCCTTTCGTGAGTGTGCTGCTTTGTCGAGTTCAGGTCCAATCTTGAGCGTAAGAGCCTGTTGGAGCAGTGAAAGGGAGTCAAAGCAAACAGCTTTCAACAGCAATAATCAAAAACGATCCATTCATAATTTTGTAAGAGAAACCGATAACAAATCCTGA
- a CDS encoding glycoside hydrolase family 43 protein, with product MKKVMEGQQCKFKNPIMPGFYPDPSICRVGEDFYLVTSTFAYFPGVPIFQSRDLVNWKQIGNVLDRPSQLNLEGAGHSQGIFAPTIRYHEGTFYMITTNVSHGGNFVVTATDPVGPWSDPYFIEGAEGIDPTIFFDDGKAYYLGTRPCSQGVRYNGNWEVWLKELDLTTMKLVGDSHVLWRGAMVDVIWPEGPHLYKIDEYYYLLIAEGGTGPNHAVTVARSKSLTEGFVGNPNNPIITHRHLGKRYPIVNVGHADLVQGANGQWFMVMLASRPYGGSFSNLGRETFLASVDWEDGWPVVNEGRGILEEQGIVSLTPAPVEPPLRTDHFDSDKLGLQWMFLRNPQKDLYSLTERKGYLRLKLKPQTLKEKENSSFVCLRQRHMDYVAGTVMEFVPQSVHETAGLVVIQNDQYHVRIERAMTEQQQVLRVMSWIDGQETRIAQIMLDSDASRVYIKMAALGQQLSFYFSTDGSQYHLVAEQVDTSSLSTEVAGGFVGCCIGMFSTSNGEPSDQVADFDWFEYGSY from the coding sequence ATGAAAAAAGTAATGGAAGGCCAGCAATGCAAGTTCAAAAACCCGATTATGCCCGGGTTTTATCCAGATCCATCCATATGTCGGGTGGGGGAAGATTTTTATTTGGTGACATCGACTTTTGCCTATTTTCCTGGCGTTCCGATCTTTCAAAGCCGTGATCTTGTAAATTGGAAACAGATTGGCAATGTGCTGGATCGTCCTTCCCAGTTGAATCTTGAGGGTGCTGGTCATTCACAGGGCATTTTCGCTCCAACGATTCGTTATCATGAAGGAACCTTCTATATGATTACAACCAATGTATCACATGGCGGGAATTTTGTTGTAACGGCTACTGATCCGGTGGGGCCATGGTCCGATCCTTATTTTATCGAAGGAGCAGAAGGCATCGACCCCACGATTTTCTTTGATGACGGCAAAGCCTATTATCTGGGTACACGGCCTTGCTCGCAAGGGGTTCGTTATAACGGGAATTGGGAAGTTTGGCTGAAAGAGCTTGATCTGACGACGATGAAGCTGGTGGGGGACAGTCATGTGCTCTGGCGCGGGGCGATGGTGGATGTCATTTGGCCGGAAGGACCGCATCTGTATAAAATCGATGAATATTACTATTTGTTGATTGCAGAAGGAGGTACAGGACCGAACCATGCCGTGACTGTTGCTCGCAGCAAAAGCTTGACTGAAGGATTCGTCGGAAATCCAAACAATCCGATTATTACGCATCGCCATTTGGGCAAGCGTTACCCCATTGTTAATGTGGGACATGCCGACCTGGTGCAGGGTGCGAACGGTCAATGGTTCATGGTCATGCTGGCTTCCCGTCCGTATGGAGGAAGCTTTAGCAACTTGGGCCGGGAGACGTTCCTCGCTTCGGTCGATTGGGAGGACGGATGGCCGGTAGTGAATGAAGGTCGCGGAATCCTGGAGGAGCAGGGCATTGTTAGCTTGACACCCGCTCCCGTCGAGCCGCCATTGCGAACCGACCACTTTGACAGTGATAAACTGGGCTTGCAGTGGATGTTCCTGCGCAATCCCCAGAAGGACCTCTATTCATTAACCGAGCGAAAAGGATACCTGAGGCTGAAGCTGAAACCGCAAACATTGAAAGAGAAAGAGAATTCCAGCTTTGTTTGCCTGAGGCAAAGGCATATGGATTACGTGGCAGGCACAGTGATGGAATTTGTGCCCCAAAGCGTTCATGAGACGGCTGGTCTTGTCGTCATTCAGAATGATCAATATCATGTTCGGATTGAGCGTGCGATGACCGAGCAGCAGCAGGTGCTGCGCGTGATGTCCTGGATCGACGGTCAGGAAACCCGCATTGCGCAAATCATGCTGGACAGCGATGCTTCGCGAGTGTATATCAAAATGGCTGCATTAGGACAGCAGCTCAGTTTTTACTTCAGCACGGATGGAAGTCAGTATCATCTGGTTGCAGAACAGGTGGATACGAGCAGCTTGAGTACCGAGGTGGCCGGGGGCTTCGTTGGCTGCTGTATAGGCATGTTTAGCACCAGCAATGGCGAGCCATCGGATCAGGTAGCCGATTTTGACTGGTTTGAATACGGCTCCTACTAA
- a CDS encoding class I SAM-dependent methyltransferase has product MPIDFHDEQNRFTYTTRSANDSWISMIQENVDVSGKYVADIGCGGGIYTQALAQMGAVQVIGVDFSEEMLKGASASCKSIQHITFLQGNAYDTHLPDHKFDLVLERALIHHLNDLGACFREAHRILKPGGTLIIQDRTPQDCTLPGSEHHLRGFFFEKFPRLIELEVNRRYDANQVQQTMEASGFKLDQTISLWETRRVYENMESLKEDLMSRTGRSLLHELSGEELQELVEYVERKLEPVQNPIVEKDLWTVWFGVKC; this is encoded by the coding sequence ATGCCTATTGATTTTCATGATGAACAGAATCGTTTCACCTATACCACAAGATCTGCGAACGATTCCTGGATCTCCATGATCCAAGAAAACGTGGATGTATCCGGAAAATATGTCGCTGACATTGGCTGTGGCGGTGGTATTTATACTCAAGCTCTGGCCCAGATGGGGGCAGTACAGGTTATCGGTGTAGACTTTTCCGAGGAGATGTTAAAGGGAGCCTCTGCAAGCTGCAAATCGATTCAGCACATTACATTTTTACAAGGCAATGCCTATGATACCCACCTCCCTGACCATAAGTTCGACCTTGTGTTAGAGCGGGCGTTGATTCATCACCTTAACGATTTAGGCGCTTGTTTTCGGGAAGCCCACCGAATTTTAAAACCAGGTGGAACCCTCATCATTCAGGATCGTACGCCTCAGGACTGTACACTCCCTGGAAGTGAACATCATCTAAGAGGGTTTTTCTTCGAAAAATTTCCTCGGTTGATCGAGTTGGAAGTGAATCGCAGATATGATGCCAATCAGGTGCAACAGACAATGGAAGCAAGCGGGTTCAAGCTTGACCAGACCATTTCTTTATGGGAGACTCGCCGTGTGTATGAAAATATGGAGTCTTTGAAAGAAGATTTAATGTCGCGCACTGGCCGCTCACTCCTTCATGAACTGTCCGGTGAGGAATTGCAAGAATTGGTGGAATACGTGGAACGTAAACTGGAGCCCGTTCAAAACCCGATTGTCGAAAAGGATCTGTGGACTGTATGGTTTGGAGTTAAATGCTAG
- a CDS encoding DUF4003 family protein, with protein MQQQHAARVELFVSNTQIIKKSFKWQNVMMQRLAALLYATENKQADGEAIRQSHELIKQNTNLFSAFRGNLAISVATMLSLTTDQETKLTDTLLIYDLMKKIKFRTSDYLVIAAYQIAAHATPDSFEHKVERAKAFYDHMKNQHRFLTGQDDYIFAAMLALSDLDMESGVDRMEQLYTELKPVFSPGNSVQALTQVLVLGDDNPEAGTRVLALNEAFRSREIRMDKLYTLPSLGILSLLPADRNTLVEQVEETYESLRTQKGFGAWSINKQELLLLSSSLVAVQYVEDLRNGVLTTTVSTSITNIIIAQQAAMAAAATSAAVVASSSSS; from the coding sequence ATGCAACAGCAACATGCAGCACGAGTCGAACTATTCGTTTCCAACACTCAGATCATCAAAAAGTCATTCAAGTGGCAAAATGTGATGATGCAACGTCTGGCGGCCCTGCTATATGCAACGGAAAATAAACAAGCCGATGGTGAAGCCATCCGTCAAAGCCATGAATTGATTAAGCAAAACACCAATCTCTTTTCAGCCTTCAGGGGAAATTTGGCGATCAGCGTCGCCACCATGCTCTCGCTTACGACAGATCAGGAAACGAAACTGACAGACACCCTTCTGATCTATGATTTGATGAAAAAAATCAAATTTCGTACATCTGATTATCTGGTCATTGCCGCTTATCAGATCGCGGCTCATGCGACGCCTGATTCGTTCGAGCATAAGGTAGAACGAGCGAAAGCATTTTATGATCACATGAAAAACCAACACCGCTTTCTTACTGGACAGGACGACTATATTTTCGCTGCCATGCTGGCCCTTTCCGATCTCGACATGGAATCCGGTGTGGACCGTATGGAGCAGCTCTATACTGAACTAAAACCTGTATTCTCACCGGGGAACAGCGTGCAGGCATTAACGCAGGTGCTGGTCCTAGGAGATGACAATCCGGAGGCGGGTACTCGTGTACTCGCATTAAACGAAGCGTTCCGCAGTCGGGAGATACGAATGGACAAACTGTACACCCTGCCCTCTCTGGGGATACTCTCTCTGCTGCCTGCTGACAGAAATACGCTTGTAGAACAAGTTGAGGAAACGTATGAATCGTTGCGTACACAGAAGGGCTTCGGTGCCTGGTCGATCAACAAACAGGAATTGCTGCTGCTCTCATCTTCGCTGGTGGCGGTTCAATATGTGGAGGATCTGCGAAACGGCGTTCTGACCACGACAGTCTCTACTAGCATCACCAACATTATCATCGCTCAACAGGCTGCCATGGCCGCTGCTGCAACTTCGGCCGCCGTCGTTGCTTCGTCCTCATCGAGCTAA
- a CDS encoding ArsR/SmtB family transcription factor — MNQSIQQFKADFFKALAHPMRIQILELLSEGAKNVNELQSILGSEGSAVSQQLAVLRSKNVVQGLKEGTTVIYSLRDPLIKDLLVVTKQIFDNHLVDAISMLEDIRKET; from the coding sequence ATGAATCAGAGCATACAACAGTTTAAAGCGGATTTTTTCAAAGCGTTGGCGCATCCGATGCGGATTCAGATTCTGGAGCTGTTGAGCGAAGGGGCGAAGAACGTTAACGAGTTGCAAAGTATTCTAGGCTCGGAAGGCTCAGCTGTCTCGCAGCAGTTGGCTGTATTACGCAGTAAAAATGTTGTGCAAGGACTGAAAGAAGGGACCACGGTCATATACTCTCTGCGGGACCCCTTGATTAAAGACTTGCTGGTGGTCACCAAACAGATTTTTGATAATCATCTGGTCGATGCCATTTCCATGTTGGAAGATATACGAAAAGAAACATAA